Within Mucilaginibacter inviolabilis, the genomic segment AAAATGCCTGCCTGAACCATTTACGAAACACATCTACCCAGAAAATCAAGGAGCTGCAGCTTACTGAAACCTATTATTTCCGGCTATCTGTTGATCCTTCTCACTTACTCATTAGCAAAGAATTGGAGGCAAGAGTTTTGAATGCGGTTAACCAATTGCCACCTCGTTGCAAATTAATATTCAAAATGGTTAAAGAAGATGATCTCTCTTGTAATGAAGTAGCAACTATTCTCGGTCTCTCTAATAAAACCGTTTTTGCTCAGTTGGCTATTGCCCTTAAAAAACTAGATGACACGCTTGCCGGAAAATAAAATGTCGCCATCTGATAAAT encodes:
- a CDS encoding RNA polymerase sigma-70 factor — translated: MSTQEHIRRIQVNGDEGAFSELYALHEPRLNKFAYSFLGDREVAQEIVNDAFLKIWTGRGNLDRIKNLQVYLYVLIKNACLNHLRNTSTQKIKELQLTETYYFRLSVDPSHLLISKELEARVLNAVNQLPPRCKLIFKMVKEDDLSCNEVATILGLSNKTVFAQLAIALKKLDDTLAGK